In Hwangdonia lutea, a single window of DNA contains:
- a CDS encoding T9SS type A sorting domain-containing protein gives MKKLILSFLFLFIFSNINAQIQIGENIPSSSGSPVSISSDGSKVVTSYIPSNGIGIHKVKVFENINGNWSQLGQTINGEVSGDGFGSSITMSGDGSRIAIYSIKTAEVSSNYGHVRIYQFNGIEWIQLGNVISGENSTDILGSSMSFSSNGSIIALGAPGIGNPFIDVGYIRVYNFKNNEWQQIGQNITGGRVSPYYADKLGESVSISNNGERLAVGGSGYSEYLPESNSYKLNLGVVRIFDYNLATNNWEQLGSDIIGERVGDASGASVSISSDGTIVAIGAAYNDEKGLNSTGHVRVFKYNNAEWIQVGQDIDGDKKNDKLGVSVSLSGDGKQLVSGVSLSRSSSGFVKIYKYSELEGNWIKFNDIENNSGQTSQSISLSKDGSTLAFQNRVGAPYVTQVYKVSFNEVSGKISADFGNNGCLSKSIQLEGIKVSAIKGDEIISAYTDEDGNYSLLTNIGAYNIILDSEGNYKYLDFTQTKEIGFDDFGNSETLNFCITSNITLENELNVNSQNSKTLCLNKDGSVLAVGVNNSEAFTDSGYVEIYDYVNNEFVKKGATLIGDSDDSQFGKSISLSSSGNRIAIGAPYDFGAPRNDPNIPYENGEGGEVKVYDYIDDNWVQVGQNIQGVNQDNLGYSVSISEDGLSLAVGIPEFRDIGRTAGRVEVYELVNGVWVELGLPIDNGTSFNEHFGVSISLSPDGKYIAINETKNPDYNELAKVRVFQYNSETNTWKQRGNDLSGTAEQSFSYTRVSLSRNGLILAAGAGGNSVRENYVKTFQYDGNDWVQMGNTLVESVLGSLSDDGKRLSVNIIPNDGSPNNDIFYTRVYNFNGIFWEPYGIDIESNSCCSAPDAIELSGQGNRLVTNYYQSSIVYMYDLDGNAITGIVSFDNQNNGCSNHSIPAKNLKINTIKDNIKTTSFTNELGFYKFPVKENGMYNVEVADSRFNITPNLSEIEFIGVEGKKIADFCVSANTIENNVSVTLLPITEARPGFNTTYQIVYENTGTTISEGNIEFQFDNTLQSFVSSTQSANLQTINTLTYNYSNLLPFESRVVNVILNTEAPSIVNADDVLPLSVFITSNETDINLSDNTFEFNQIVVNSFDPNDKQVVQGRKISIEEIGEYLHYIIRFQNKGTASAINVRIRDVLEDKLDWDTFLPVSSSHSYRTQITEGNLVDFIFDNILLPAEQDDEPNSHGFVAFKIKPITDVNVGDVITGKADIYFDFNSPIITNTISTEIVNNTLNVSENKLVDSFKIYPNPTNDKIYTSTKLGINIENIKIYSVAGKLLFEKNKESKEIDLKSFPKGMYFINIISDRGSVTKKIIKN, from the coding sequence ATGAAAAAACTAATACTTTCGTTTTTATTTCTATTTATTTTCTCAAATATTAATGCGCAAATCCAAATTGGGGAAAATATTCCAAGTTCTTCAGGAAGCCCTGTTTCAATTTCATCGGATGGTTCAAAAGTGGTTACTAGTTATATCCCATCTAATGGTATTGGTATTCATAAAGTAAAAGTTTTTGAAAATATTAATGGAAATTGGAGTCAATTAGGCCAAACAATTAATGGAGAAGTAAGTGGAGATGGGTTTGGTTCTTCTATTACGATGTCCGGTGACGGTAGTCGTATTGCGATTTATTCTATTAAAACAGCTGAGGTTTCTTCTAATTATGGCCATGTGAGAATTTATCAATTTAATGGAATTGAATGGATTCAATTAGGTAATGTTATAAGTGGAGAAAATAGTACTGATATATTGGGTTCTTCAATGTCTTTCTCCAGTAATGGATCAATAATTGCTTTAGGGGCTCCAGGTATAGGAAATCCATTTATCGATGTAGGGTATATTCGTGTTTACAATTTTAAAAATAATGAATGGCAACAAATAGGGCAGAATATTACTGGAGGTAGAGTGTCTCCCTATTATGCCGATAAATTAGGAGAATCAGTTTCTATTTCAAATAATGGTGAAAGGTTGGCAGTAGGTGGATCAGGATATAGTGAATATCTTCCTGAAAGTAATTCATATAAATTAAATCTTGGAGTGGTTAGAATTTTTGATTACAATTTAGCAACAAACAATTGGGAGCAATTAGGAAGTGATATCATTGGTGAAAGAGTAGGTGATGCCTCTGGAGCCTCTGTTTCTATTTCAAGTGATGGCACAATAGTAGCTATTGGGGCTGCATACAATGATGAAAAAGGGTTGAATTCTACGGGACATGTAAGAGTTTTTAAATATAATAATGCTGAATGGATTCAAGTAGGACAAGATATAGATGGAGATAAAAAAAATGATAAATTAGGTGTTTCAGTGTCTTTATCTGGTGATGGTAAACAATTGGTCAGTGGTGTATCCTTATCTAGATCTTCATCTGGTTTTGTAAAAATATACAAGTACTCTGAATTAGAAGGGAATTGGATTAAATTTAATGATATTGAAAACAATAGTGGGCAAACTAGTCAATCAATATCATTATCTAAAGATGGAAGTACATTGGCATTTCAAAATAGGGTTGGTGCGCCATATGTTACTCAAGTATACAAGGTGAGTTTTAATGAAGTTTCTGGAAAAATCTCTGCTGATTTTGGTAATAATGGTTGTTTATCAAAATCTATTCAATTGGAAGGAATAAAGGTTTCTGCGATTAAGGGAGATGAAATTATTTCTGCTTATACTGATGAAGATGGAAATTACTCTCTTTTGACTAATATAGGTGCTTATAATATTATTTTGGATTCAGAAGGTAATTATAAATATCTAGATTTTACACAGACTAAAGAAATAGGTTTTGATGATTTTGGTAATAGTGAAACTTTAAATTTTTGCATTACTTCGAATATTACTTTAGAAAATGAATTGAATGTTAATTCTCAAAATTCAAAGACATTATGCCTGAATAAAGATGGTAGTGTATTAGCTGTAGGGGTAAATAATTCTGAGGCTTTTACGGACTCAGGCTATGTAGAAATTTATGATTATGTTAACAATGAATTTGTTAAAAAAGGAGCAACACTTATTGGAGATTCTGATGACAGTCAATTTGGTAAATCTATTTCATTATCAAGTTCTGGTAATAGAATAGCAATTGGAGCTCCATATGATTTCGGAGCTCCCAGAAATGATCCTAATATTCCTTATGAAAATGGAGAAGGAGGAGAAGTTAAAGTATATGATTATATAGACGATAATTGGGTTCAAGTTGGACAAAATATACAAGGAGTTAATCAGGACAATTTGGGTTATTCGGTTTCTATATCAGAAGATGGATTAAGTTTAGCTGTGGGAATCCCTGAATTTAGAGATATTGGAAGAACTGCCGGAAGAGTTGAGGTTTATGAACTAGTAAATGGAGTTTGGGTGGAACTTGGATTACCCATTGATAATGGTACTTCTTTCAATGAACATTTTGGAGTAAGTATTTCTTTGTCTCCAGATGGGAAATATATTGCAATTAATGAAACTAAAAACCCTGATTACAATGAGTTAGCTAAAGTCAGGGTTTTTCAATATAACTCAGAAACTAATACTTGGAAACAAAGAGGAAATGATTTATCGGGAACAGCAGAGCAGAGTTTTAGTTACACCAGAGTTTCTTTGTCAAGAAATGGACTGATATTAGCGGCTGGTGCTGGTGGTAATAGTGTCAGAGAAAATTATGTTAAAACGTTTCAATATGATGGAAATGATTGGGTGCAAATGGGGAATACGCTTGTCGAAAGTGTATTAGGTTCTTTATCAGATGACGGTAAAAGATTATCCGTAAATATAATACCTAACGATGGTTCACCTAATAATGATATATTTTATACAAGAGTTTATAATTTTAATGGAATCTTTTGGGAACCTTATGGCATTGATATAGAATCTAATTCTTGCTGTAGCGCTCCAGATGCTATTGAGCTCTCAGGCCAAGGCAATAGATTGGTTACAAATTATTATCAATCTAGTATAGTTTATATGTATGATTTAGATGGGAATGCAATTACTGGTATAGTTTCTTTTGACAATCAAAACAATGGTTGCTCCAACCATTCAATACCAGCAAAAAATTTAAAAATAAATACAATTAAAGATAATATAAAGACTACAAGTTTTACAAATGAGCTTGGTTTTTATAAGTTTCCTGTAAAGGAGAATGGCATGTATAATGTTGAGGTTGCTGATAGCAGATTTAACATTACTCCAAATTTGAGTGAAATAGAATTTATTGGAGTAGAAGGAAAGAAAATAGCTGATTTTTGTGTTTCTGCAAATACAATTGAAAATAATGTGTCTGTTACTCTTCTTCCTATTACAGAAGCACGTCCTGGGTTTAATACTACATATCAAATTGTATATGAGAATACAGGAACAACAATTTCAGAAGGTAATATAGAATTTCAGTTTGACAATACATTACAGTCTTTTGTAAGTTCAACTCAATCCGCGAATCTACAAACTATCAATACACTTACTTATAATTATAGTAATTTATTGCCTTTTGAAAGTAGAGTTGTAAATGTAATTTTGAATACTGAAGCCCCTTCAATTGTAAATGCAGATGACGTATTGCCGCTATCTGTATTTATTACATCTAATGAAACTGATATTAATTTATCTGATAATACTTTTGAATTCAATCAAATCGTTGTAAACTCTTTTGACCCCAATGATAAGCAAGTGGTACAAGGACGTAAAATTTCAATTGAAGAAATAGGTGAATATCTACATTATATTATTCGTTTTCAAAATAAAGGAACAGCAAGCGCTATTAATGTAAGAATTAGAGATGTCTTAGAAGATAAATTAGATTGGGACACATTTTTACCAGTATCATCCAGCCACTCTTATAGAACTCAAATAACAGAGGGTAATTTAGTAGATTTCATTTTTGATAACATTTTACTACCAGCAGAACAAGATGATGAACCTAACAGTCATGGCTTTGTTGCATTTAAAATTAAACCAATAACTGATGTAAATGTTGGAGATGTTATAACTGGTAAAGCAGATATTTATTTTGATTTTAATTCACCTATTATTACTAATACGATTAGTACCGAAATTGTTAATAATACTCTTAATGTTAGTGAAAACAAGTTAGTTGATTCTTTTAAAATCTATCCAAATCCAACAAATGATAAAATTTATACATCTACTAAATTAGGAATAAATATTGAAAATATTAAGATATATTCAGTTGCAGGGAAATTACTTTTTGAGAAAAACAAGGAATCCAAAGAAATTGATTTAAAATCTTTTCCGAAAGGAATGTATTTCATAAATATAATATCTGATAGAGGAAGTGTCACCAAAAAGATTATTAAAAATTAG
- a CDS encoding auracyanin family protein gives MIDKVIHNKIKVIVLLMVIGFSQIILAQTTAKEEDYYRITKVPTPEGVKIEGGGVLSLPDGSIAVCTRRGDVWIIENPTMANGYPSKFIKFASGLHEPLGLAYKNGALYTAQRGELTKLVDTDGDRIADVYETIYAWPLSTHYHEYSFGPVLAPDNAFFVTANVAFGNEEWWRGESRVPWRGWTMKIYEDGRMEPWATGMRSPAGYGLIDDELFYTDNQGDWIGSGGLWHLPKGVFTAHPAGLKWSKYQDSPIQLTEAEFYSKIDKRQIKKNGHYVKPENIIDEENPDFVYKAKASFPEMQLPAVVLPHGILGISNSEIKVDETGGKFGPFSGQVFVGDMGQSKIMRVVLEKVKGEYQGVAFDFRSGFQSGVMRMDFDHNGNLFVGETNRGWGSAGTTNSGLEFLTWTGRIPFEMKTVKSMPDGFEIEFTKPVDKNSAEDLDSYKGKSYIYKYHAAYGSPQTNLETINLKGVKVSDDGYKVRIVTDNLRPFYVHEITLNGVKEKESGQLTLHPTFYYTLNNIAEGDKLAMSQLSTKRSSSLTKKVVKKAKVIKKPGAKKTKVVLTDEQVQPLLTNNTCVACHHKEKRIVGPSFKLIAKRNYSDEEMVELIYNPQPKNWPEYATPMAPMPQVPKDEALKIAAWINALD, from the coding sequence ATGATAGACAAAGTAATTCATAATAAAATAAAAGTAATAGTATTATTAATGGTGATTGGTTTTTCACAAATTATACTGGCTCAAACCACAGCAAAAGAAGAAGATTATTACCGCATAACAAAAGTACCAACTCCTGAAGGAGTAAAGATTGAAGGCGGCGGAGTTTTGTCGCTGCCTGATGGCAGTATTGCGGTCTGTACCAGACGTGGCGATGTTTGGATTATAGAAAACCCAACCATGGCTAATGGCTATCCATCTAAATTTATAAAGTTTGCATCCGGATTGCACGAACCATTAGGATTGGCATACAAAAACGGAGCATTATACACCGCACAACGGGGCGAGCTTACAAAACTTGTAGATACTGATGGCGATAGGATAGCCGATGTTTACGAAACTATTTATGCGTGGCCATTATCAACACATTACCACGAATATTCTTTTGGTCCTGTTTTAGCTCCGGATAATGCGTTTTTTGTAACGGCGAATGTAGCTTTTGGAAATGAAGAGTGGTGGCGCGGAGAGAGTCGTGTGCCATGGCGTGGGTGGACCATGAAAATTTATGAAGATGGCCGAATGGAACCTTGGGCCACTGGAATGCGTTCGCCAGCGGGTTATGGCTTGATTGATGATGAGTTGTTTTATACCGATAACCAAGGCGATTGGATTGGTTCAGGAGGTTTGTGGCACTTGCCTAAAGGCGTGTTTACAGCGCATCCTGCGGGACTTAAATGGAGCAAATATCAAGATTCACCAATACAACTTACTGAAGCGGAGTTTTATAGTAAAATAGATAAACGCCAAATCAAAAAAAATGGACACTACGTAAAACCTGAAAATATTATTGATGAAGAAAACCCCGATTTTGTTTATAAAGCCAAGGCGTCTTTTCCAGAAATGCAATTGCCTGCAGTGGTATTGCCTCACGGTATTTTGGGTATTTCAAATTCTGAAATAAAAGTAGATGAAACAGGTGGGAAGTTTGGGCCATTTAGCGGACAGGTTTTTGTTGGCGATATGGGACAAAGCAAAATTATGCGTGTGGTTCTTGAAAAAGTCAAAGGAGAATATCAAGGGGTTGCGTTCGATTTTAGATCGGGCTTTCAATCCGGAGTGATGCGTATGGATTTTGACCACAACGGAAACCTTTTTGTGGGTGAAACCAATAGAGGTTGGGGATCGGCAGGCACCACCAATTCCGGTTTGGAATTCCTGACGTGGACAGGGCGCATTCCTTTTGAAATGAAAACCGTAAAATCGATGCCCGATGGTTTTGAAATTGAATTCACAAAACCTGTTGATAAAAATTCTGCTGAGGATTTAGATTCGTATAAAGGCAAAAGTTATATCTATAAATACCACGCCGCTTATGGCAGTCCGCAAACCAATCTGGAAACCATTAATTTAAAAGGTGTTAAAGTGAGTGACGATGGTTACAAAGTGCGTATTGTTACCGATAATTTAAGGCCGTTTTATGTGCATGAAATCACTTTAAACGGTGTTAAGGAAAAGGAATCGGGTCAGTTAACATTGCACCCCACTTTTTATTATACGTTGAACAATATTGCTGAAGGCGATAAATTAGCCATGTCTCAACTGTCAACCAAACGGTCGTCAAGTTTAACAAAGAAAGTGGTGAAAAAAGCTAAAGTCATTAAAAAACCTGGAGCTAAAAAGACGAAAGTTGTTTTAACTGATGAACAAGTGCAACCTCTATTAACCAACAATACGTGTGTGGCCTGTCATCATAAGGAAAAAAGAATTGTGGGGCCTTCTTTTAAGTTAATAGCCAAACGCAATTATTCCGATGAGGAAATGGTGGAACTTATTTATAACCCACAGCCTAAAAACTGGCCGGAATATGCCACACCTATGGCGCCCATGCCTCAAGTTCCAAAAGACGAAGCACTAAAAATTGCGGCTTGGATTAATGCTTTGGATTGA
- a CDS encoding family 16 glycoside hydrolase, giving the protein MKIKFLLILVFFGLCLNAQEEIKLDNLNDFKTQAGNWRVVGGVTVNRHIDVHHEASEMQESKKKKKRRRKKRHAIEPPKAITSTPGTGVLLNINNKEKHDALITNWEHGDLLLEIDVLLPKGSNSGIYFQGRYELQLKDSYGVKNPLGSDMGGFHNNWETDEDKIFRGIPPTSNASKAPGLWQTYKVHFQAPRFNEAGEKISNAKFISVDLNGVRIHSNVEVPTYTGGPIEKNEVAKGPLLIQGNHGPVAIRNFKYQLLKEASVTLTSLSHVIYKGAFKGLDELNENAKVSTGKSNKIDILSVGEEDEYGIMYIGTLEVKEEDNYTISVGYTGGVKLIVDNKKIIEDNSSSGQGLLNEDLTLSKGTHKFILINIKSAAWRAPRLGLSIKSKSTNSKDFHAYDSYPPNINTVSPIFVQPDAKPRLLRAFVSFNGDGKRLSHTIGVGTPEGVNYIYDLGAGNLVGVWRGEFVDATPMWHSRGDGSFKPKGAVQWTFLNQPIAQLSDLNAPFPKTGTAPDFVSKGYVIDKTTWLPIFKYRYKDVDIENKITPDVNNNYVIHDIQFSKSGLTNWYYKLASGEVEKMSDGAYLIKNQQYYVKVQSDQIPLIREVNGETELIIPVDGSNIKYEIIW; this is encoded by the coding sequence ATGAAAATCAAATTTTTATTGATACTTGTCTTTTTTGGGCTTTGTCTAAATGCTCAAGAAGAAATAAAACTCGACAATCTCAATGATTTTAAAACACAAGCTGGAAATTGGCGAGTTGTGGGCGGCGTAACGGTAAACAGGCATATTGATGTGCACCATGAAGCATCGGAAATGCAAGAATCAAAAAAGAAAAAGAAGCGAAGAAGAAAAAAAAGGCATGCCATTGAGCCTCCAAAAGCTATTACATCAACGCCAGGAACAGGTGTACTTTTAAATATTAATAATAAAGAAAAACATGATGCCTTAATCACCAATTGGGAACACGGAGATTTACTTTTGGAAATAGACGTGCTGCTTCCTAAAGGTTCTAATTCCGGGATTTATTTTCAAGGGCGCTATGAGTTGCAATTAAAGGATAGTTATGGTGTTAAAAACCCTTTGGGTTCCGATATGGGTGGGTTTCACAATAATTGGGAAACCGATGAAGATAAAATTTTCAGAGGCATTCCGCCAACCAGCAATGCTTCAAAAGCTCCGGGATTATGGCAAACCTACAAAGTACATTTTCAGGCACCACGATTTAATGAGGCAGGTGAAAAAATATCGAATGCTAAATTTATTTCAGTCGATTTAAACGGTGTTCGAATTCATAGCAATGTTGAAGTTCCAACTTATACCGGCGGTCCCATCGAAAAAAACGAGGTTGCAAAAGGGCCATTATTAATTCAAGGAAATCACGGACCCGTTGCCATTCGGAATTTTAAATATCAATTGTTAAAAGAAGCTTCAGTGACGTTAACATCGCTTTCGCATGTAATTTATAAAGGTGCATTTAAAGGACTGGACGAATTGAATGAAAACGCTAAAGTTTCCACCGGAAAATCCAATAAAATCGATATTCTGAGTGTTGGTGAGGAAGATGAATATGGCATTATGTATATAGGAACCCTGGAGGTAAAAGAGGAAGACAATTACACGATTAGCGTAGGGTATACCGGCGGAGTAAAGCTTATTGTTGACAATAAAAAAATTATTGAGGATAATTCTTCGAGTGGTCAAGGCTTGTTAAATGAAGATCTTACCTTATCAAAAGGAACCCATAAATTCATTCTCATAAATATAAAATCGGCGGCGTGGAGAGCGCCACGATTGGGATTGTCTATTAAAAGTAAATCTACCAATTCGAAAGATTTTCATGCCTATGATTCTTATCCGCCCAATATAAATACGGTGTCACCAATATTTGTTCAACCCGATGCGAAACCCCGTTTGTTAAGAGCGTTTGTAAGCTTTAACGGCGATGGCAAACGTTTGTCGCACACCATTGGCGTCGGTACGCCCGAAGGTGTTAATTATATTTACGATTTAGGAGCAGGAAACCTTGTTGGCGTTTGGCGAGGCGAGTTTGTCGATGCAACACCCATGTGGCATAGTCGAGGTGATGGTTCGTTTAAACCAAAAGGTGCGGTACAGTGGACCTTTTTAAATCAACCCATAGCACAACTTTCAGATTTGAATGCTCCTTTCCCGAAAACAGGAACAGCTCCAGATTTTGTTTCAAAAGGCTATGTTATAGATAAAACCACTTGGTTGCCCATCTTTAAATACCGATATAAAGATGTTGATATTGAAAATAAAATCACACCCGATGTAAATAATAATTATGTGATTCACGACATTCAATTTTCAAAATCCGGTTTAACAAATTGGTATTATAAATTGGCTTCTGGCGAGGTTGAAAAAATGTCTGATGGCGCTTATCTTATAAAGAATCAACAGTATTACGTTAAAGTGCAGTCGGATCAAATCCCTTTAATACGAGAAGTAAACGGCGAAACAGAATTGATAATTCCTGTAGATGGTAGTAACATTAAATATGAAATAATTTGGTAA
- the azu gene encoding azurin: MKTLKVVLASVFSCAILIGCGGKEEKKKEGFTYENKKSTTKKVEEKNQNEVVLTSNDLMQFNKTEIKVEAGKKVKLTLKHIGKLDKKIMGHNFVLLKQGVSISAFGNHAATFPENEYIPKDTKDIIVHTKLIGAGETTVIEFDAPAVGEYDFLCSFPGHYAVMKGKFIVE; encoded by the coding sequence ATGAAAACGCTTAAAGTTGTATTAGCATCTGTTTTTTCATGCGCCATTTTGATTGGCTGTGGAGGAAAAGAAGAAAAAAAGAAAGAAGGATTTACGTACGAAAATAAAAAAAGTACGACAAAAAAAGTGGAAGAAAAAAACCAGAATGAAGTGGTTTTAACCTCCAATGATTTAATGCAGTTTAATAAAACCGAAATTAAAGTTGAAGCAGGTAAAAAGGTTAAGTTGACGCTTAAGCACATAGGTAAGTTGGACAAGAAAATAATGGGGCATAACTTTGTATTGCTGAAACAGGGTGTAAGTATCTCTGCTTTTGGAAATCATGCAGCTACCTTCCCGGAAAACGAATATATTCCTAAAGACACTAAAGATATAATTGTACACACCAAGTTAATTGGAGCAGGAGAGACCACTGTGATAGAATTTGACGCGCCAGCAGTTGGCGAATACGATTTTTTATGTAGTTTCCCGGGGCATTATGCCGTTATGAAAGGTAAATTTATTGTGGAGTAA
- a CDS encoding HD family phosphohydrolase codes for MKDFINKLYRNHSLIYKGLLFICTTFLIVYLFPKSGKFKYNFEKGKPWQSENLYAPFNFAIKKTNEEIASEKISITNNSILYFNVDSAIETKVTNTFEAQFKNTFTDSISENDLGDLLKTGHKIIKELYRFGILTEDYDFSDSQVIALLENRVEKEKVLFSNLIKQDEVVSVIEKVLSNQNLLKYKNKFVSLFFDLVEPNLEYDKSTTDKVLQEELDKIAYAQGSVEKGTLIISKGEVIEGDKYQILKSLQSEYESQVWTKSNYNWILFAYILLVALALLMLLLFLRKYRPDVFENNTKVTFIFFNILLMVFISTMVINYNSKYIYVVPICILPLVLKAFFDARLGMFAHVITVLLLGFVVPNSYEYMFLQIIAGIVTILTVSELYKRANLFISVGQITLIYIVAYFAFFVIHEGTVETIEWQTFIWFILCGLATLFVQPLIYIYEKIFGLVSDVSLLELSDTNSKLLKELSNIAPGTFHHSLNVANLAEASANEIGANAMLIRVGALYHDIGKMKSPTYFTENQSTGINPHDELLAKESAKIIIDHVIDGIEIARKNNLPDRVIDFIRTHHGTSMVYYFYKKEKEQNKDVDESDFTYPGPKPFSKETAILMMCDSVEAASKSLKEPTSSKIDTFVENIINKQIEEGQFLNANITFKEIQSIKKVLKHKLANIYHLRIEYPE; via the coding sequence ATGAAAGACTTTATTAATAAACTTTACCGAAACCATTCCTTAATCTATAAAGGATTATTGTTTATATGCACAACGTTTTTAATTGTGTATTTATTCCCAAAAAGCGGAAAATTCAAATATAATTTTGAAAAAGGGAAACCTTGGCAGTCCGAAAATTTATACGCGCCTTTTAATTTTGCCATTAAAAAGACCAATGAGGAAATTGCCAGTGAAAAGATTTCGATTACCAACAATTCCATACTCTATTTTAATGTAGATAGCGCTATTGAAACTAAGGTAACCAACACATTTGAAGCCCAATTTAAAAATACGTTTACCGATTCTATTAGCGAAAATGACTTAGGCGACTTATTAAAAACAGGACATAAAATTATTAAGGAACTATACCGATTCGGTATTTTAACTGAAGATTATGATTTTTCAGACAGTCAAGTTATAGCCTTACTTGAGAACCGTGTTGAAAAAGAAAAAGTATTGTTTTCAAACTTAATCAAGCAAGATGAAGTGGTATCGGTTATTGAAAAAGTACTGTCAAATCAGAATTTATTAAAGTACAAAAACAAATTTGTATCGCTGTTTTTCGATTTGGTTGAACCGAATTTGGAATATGACAAATCGACAACCGACAAGGTGTTGCAAGAGGAATTAGATAAAATAGCTTATGCCCAAGGCAGCGTTGAAAAAGGCACCTTAATTATTTCGAAAGGCGAGGTTATTGAAGGCGACAAATACCAAATTTTAAAATCGTTACAATCTGAATACGAATCGCAAGTTTGGACCAAATCCAATTACAACTGGATCTTGTTTGCTTACATCTTATTGGTGGCTCTGGCTTTATTAATGCTATTGTTATTCCTTAGAAAATACAGACCCGATGTATTTGAAAACAACACGAAAGTCACTTTTATTTTCTTCAATATACTGTTAATGGTTTTTATATCAACGATGGTTATAAACTATAATTCAAAGTATATTTATGTGGTGCCCATTTGTATTTTACCATTGGTTTTAAAGGCTTTTTTCGATGCCCGATTGGGGATGTTTGCACATGTTATAACCGTACTGCTTTTGGGCTTTGTGGTACCCAATAGTTACGAGTATATGTTCCTTCAAATCATAGCGGGTATTGTAACCATTTTAACGGTTTCGGAGTTGTACAAAAGAGCCAATCTGTTTATTTCTGTTGGGCAAATTACCCTAATTTATATCGTGGCGTACTTTGCTTTTTTTGTAATACACGAAGGCACGGTTGAAACTATTGAATGGCAAACCTTTATTTGGTTTATTCTGTGCGGACTTGCCACCTTGTTTGTGCAGCCTTTAATTTATATTTATGAAAAAATATTCGGTTTAGTTTCAGATGTATCGCTTTTGGAATTGTCCGATACCAATTCAAAATTATTAAAGGAACTTTCAAATATAGCTCCGGGAACATTCCACCACTCATTAAATGTAGCTAATTTGGCAGAAGCATCGGCTAACGAAATTGGGGCCAACGCCATGTTAATTAGGGTAGGGGCATTGTATCATGATATTGGAAAAATGAAAAGCCCAACCTATTTTACCGAAAACCAGTCTACGGGAATTAATCCACACGATGAATTATTGGCAAAAGAAAGCGCGAAAATTATAATCGACCACGTTATAGATGGTATTGAAATTGCCAGAAAAAACAACCTACCCGATCGCGTTATAGATTTTATTAGAACGCATCACGGTACAAGTATGGTATATTATTTTTATAAGAAAGAAAAAGAACAGAATAAAGATGTTGATGAGTCCGATTTCACTTATCCGGGGCCAAAACCATTTAGTAAAGAAACCGCTATTTTAATGATGTGCGATAGTGTGGAAGCCGCATCGAAAAGTTTAAAGGAGCCAACATCTTCAAAGATTGATACATTTGTTGAAAACATTATTAATAAACAAATAGAAGAGGGGCAATTCTTAAATGCCAACATCACATTTAAAGAAATTCAGTCCATAAAAAAAGTGTTAAAGCACAAGCTAGCAAATATTTACCATTTGCGTATTGAATACCCAGAATAA